A genome region from Pseudanabaena sp. Chao 1811 includes the following:
- a CDS encoding YaaW family protein: protein MDELSNVLALATDEELYQIADILFRRKFNPIDYVATPPVQELQSWDRDELIEAISKRFRFLAADGLTVLRRKTSDVSYREVLERVCQHLNIKYSKKQSVEDIESELFLNLISNSWKKLSPQERSSIDDSVQTALTESNLKKSLPLDAQRNPMSLLVKGGSAIAVSTVIRSAVLNAIARQMAWHFASYQVGYEVLKAGGTAIATRLNAYVSTYLAKRGMAVAATQYTAARTVFSVITPALWGLFFADLGWRAIATNYGRIIPAIFIIAQIRLLRMS, encoded by the coding sequence ATGGATGAATTAAGCAATGTTCTGGCATTGGCAACCGATGAAGAGCTATATCAAATTGCGGATATACTGTTTCGGCGTAAATTCAACCCCATTGATTATGTGGCTACCCCGCCTGTGCAAGAGTTACAAAGCTGGGATCGAGATGAACTAATTGAGGCGATCTCAAAGCGTTTTCGATTTTTGGCTGCCGATGGCTTGACGGTGCTCCGCCGCAAAACTAGTGATGTTAGCTATCGAGAAGTCCTAGAGCGTGTCTGTCAGCACCTCAATATTAAATATTCCAAGAAGCAAAGTGTTGAAGATATCGAGTCTGAATTATTTCTCAATTTAATTAGCAATTCATGGAAAAAGCTCTCACCTCAGGAGCGTTCTAGTATTGATGATTCTGTCCAAACAGCTCTTACGGAGTCAAATCTTAAAAAATCCTTGCCCCTTGATGCTCAGCGTAACCCGATGAGTTTGCTAGTCAAAGGTGGTAGTGCGATCGCGGTGAGTACTGTCATTCGTTCGGCGGTATTAAATGCGATCGCCCGCCAAATGGCATGGCATTTTGCCTCTTACCAAGTGGGCTATGAAGTTTTGAAGGCAGGAGGCACAGCGATCGCGACAAGGTTAAATGCCTATGTCTCTACCTATTTAGCAAAACGTGGGATGGCAGTTGCAGCAACCCAATACACCGCCGCTAGAACCGTTTTTTCAGTAATTACGCCTGCGCTTTGGGGGTTATTTTTTGCGGATCTGGGTTGGCGGGCGATCGCTACTAACTACGGACGGATCATTCCTGCTATTTTCATCATTGCTCAAATCAGATTATTGAGAATGTCTTAG
- a CDS encoding chorismate lyase codes for MTLTSAQSIQSTTARPWNRIEEPMWQGSEDDIRKGLPFNLLSPTWQMFLMGDGAPTRHLQLLTQSDISVEVLAMTNIGDDDDNAPSDISLIAAPRIRRQIFLRSQKTGEIFSHATSWWSEAAMQKYLKDPSLPIWVSLNQKYTELYRDLKGIYKGACPQLAQAFGYPEVKEYWARHYLLWHGGEPITMLYEIYSPAIGKYLGSSSL; via the coding sequence ATGACCCTCACCTCAGCTCAAAGCATCCAAAGTACTACCGCTCGACCTTGGAATCGGATTGAAGAACCCATGTGGCAAGGCAGCGAAGATGATATTCGTAAAGGCTTGCCCTTTAATTTGCTATCTCCGACTTGGCAAATGTTTTTAATGGGCGATGGTGCGCCGACGCGACATTTACAGCTATTGACTCAATCAGATATTTCGGTTGAGGTGCTAGCAATGACTAATATTGGTGATGATGACGACAATGCCCCATCGGATATTTCCTTGATTGCTGCACCAAGAATTCGTCGCCAAATCTTTTTGCGATCGCAAAAGACAGGAGAGATTTTTTCCCATGCGACTTCATGGTGGTCAGAGGCAGCGATGCAAAAATATTTGAAAGATCCATCTTTGCCGATCTGGGTCAGTCTCAATCAAAAGTACACGGAGCTTTATCGCGATCTCAAAGGTATTTACAAGGGTGCTTGTCCTCAATTAGCACAGGCTTTTGGCTATCCAGAGGTTAAGGAGTACTGGGCAAGACATTATTTGCTATGGCATGGCGGCGAACCAATCACTATGCTCTATGAAATTTATTCGCCAGCGATCGGCAAATATCTCGGTTCAAGCAGCCTCTAA
- the coaD gene encoding pantetheine-phosphate adenylyltransferase gives MIAIYPGSFDPITFGHLDIIKRGSHLFDRVIVAVLRNPNKTPLFTMEERMTQIREATRHLDNVDVDTFTGLTVTYAHLMKAQVLIRGLRAVSDFEMELQMAHTNKTLANDIETVFLSTSNEYSFLSSSVVREIARFGGEIDHLVTPEVAIALRQKFL, from the coding sequence TTGATTGCCATTTATCCAGGTAGTTTCGATCCAATTACCTTTGGGCATCTCGATATTATTAAGCGCGGCAGTCATCTTTTTGATCGTGTGATTGTTGCCGTATTACGCAATCCCAATAAAACGCCTCTCTTTACGATGGAGGAACGGATGACACAGATCCGTGAGGCAACACGACATTTAGATAATGTTGATGTCGATACGTTTACGGGCTTAACTGTCACCTATGCCCATCTCATGAAAGCGCAAGTTCTGATTCGAGGTTTACGCGCAGTTTCCGATTTTGAAATGGAATTGCAGATGGCGCATACCAATAAGACCTTAGCTAATGATATTGAAACAGTATTTCTCTCTACTTCCAATGAATATAGTTTCTTGAGTAGTAGTGTAGTTCGGGAGATTGCCAGATTTGGCGGCGAGATCGATCATCTGGTTACTCCCGAAGTAGCGATCGCCCTAAGACAAAAGTTTCTCTAA
- the argF gene encoding ornithine carbamoyltransferase: MGNLQGRDLLSLADLQPNEIQELLTLAQQLKAGEVKFDFQRKTLGLLFRKASTRTRVSFTVAMHQLGGHVIDLDPSVTQVSRGEPIQDTARVLDRYLDVLAIRTFEQAELETFAKFSKIPIINALSDLEHPCQVLADLLTVLENFGTLKGLTLTYLGDGNNMAHSLMIGCALVGMNVRIASPKNFTPDPAVVAQAKALATNSEVIVTDDPKLASQAAHVLYTDVWASMGQESEAEDRIPIFQPYQLNSELMALADRDVIALHCLPAHRGEEITDEVMEGDQSRIWDEAENRLHAQKALLASVL; encoded by the coding sequence ATGGGAAACCTTCAGGGACGCGATCTTCTTAGTCTGGCAGACTTACAACCCAACGAGATTCAAGAATTACTCACCCTTGCTCAACAACTCAAGGCAGGAGAAGTAAAGTTTGACTTTCAGCGCAAAACCCTTGGCTTGCTGTTTCGCAAAGCCTCAACCCGAACTCGTGTGAGCTTCACCGTTGCCATGCATCAATTGGGAGGACATGTCATCGATCTTGATCCAAGTGTGACCCAAGTCAGTCGTGGTGAACCAATACAAGATACTGCCAGAGTTCTCGATCGCTACTTGGATGTTCTCGCCATTCGCACCTTTGAGCAAGCGGAGCTAGAGACCTTTGCCAAATTTTCTAAGATTCCCATTATTAATGCTTTGAGTGATTTAGAGCATCCTTGCCAAGTATTAGCTGATTTGCTCACCGTATTAGAAAATTTCGGCACACTCAAAGGGCTGACCCTGACCTATCTCGGTGATGGTAATAATATGGCGCATTCCCTGATGATTGGCTGTGCGCTCGTTGGCATGAATGTGCGGATTGCTTCTCCGAAAAACTTTACACCAGATCCCGCAGTTGTAGCTCAGGCAAAGGCTTTAGCAACTAATTCTGAAGTCATTGTCACCGATGATCCTAAACTCGCTTCCCAAGCGGCTCATGTGTTGTATACCGATGTCTGGGCAAGTATGGGGCAGGAGTCGGAAGCAGAAGATCGCATTCCAATTTTCCAACCCTATCAACTGAATTCTGAACTTATGGCTTTAGCCGATCGCGATGTGATCGCTTTGCATTGTTTGCCAGCCCATCGCGGCGAAGAGATTACCGATGAAGTGATGGAAGGTGATCAGTCACGTATTTGGGATGAAGCAGAAAATCGCCTCCATGCCCAAAAAGCTTTGCTAGCTAGCGTTTTATAG
- a CDS encoding YqeG family HAD IIIA-type phosphatase, which produces MKPWRLIAPDLVLSAPIYTITPQLMQKHGLSGLILDVDNTLIGDDESDVSDEIRQWVELMRQQYPIWLASNNFSDRRIQKVAESLNLPYRSRAGKPSRRVVRQVLEAMQIPPAQVAMVGDRLFTDTIVGNRLGLFTILVQPPCEELVFKPNIATIFKARSSFLRNWEIWIARKSGVKI; this is translated from the coding sequence GTGAAACCTTGGCGACTGATTGCTCCTGACTTAGTTTTGTCAGCACCGATTTACACGATTACTCCACAGTTAATGCAAAAACATGGGTTAAGTGGTCTCATTTTGGACGTTGACAATACCCTCATCGGTGATGATGAGTCCGATGTTTCAGATGAGATTCGTCAATGGGTAGAACTAATGCGCCAGCAATATCCCATTTGGTTAGCAAGTAATAACTTTAGCGATCGCCGCATTCAAAAGGTCGCCGAAAGCCTCAATCTTCCCTATCGTAGTCGCGCAGGTAAGCCATCCCGCCGCGTCGTGCGTCAAGTTCTCGAAGCAATGCAAATACCACCTGCCCAAGTTGCGATGGTGGGAGATCGCCTATTCACCGATACGATTGTAGGCAATCGTCTTGGCTTGTTTACGATTTTGGTACAGCCTCCTTGTGAGGAGCTAGTATTTAAACCTAATATTGCAACTATTTTTAAAGCGCGATCGAGCTTCCTCCGCAATTGGGAAATTTGGATCGCTCGCAAATCTGGGGTCAAGATTTAG
- a CDS encoding Na(+)/H(+) antiporter subunit B, whose protein sequence is MKWIYIIAGIAFFIKMLFLPNPAPSLPFSIVEVIAQDSGVSNVVSGIIFRNRLYDTIFEVIVFTIAIMGANFLLANEKPFTRIYQFTDQTSIVLAQLGATIAALVAIELAIRGHLSPGGGFAAGVAGGTAIGLIAITSSPERLQNLYKRWYAATWEKISVLIFIVLSVITLSGIELPHGQMGELISGGIIPILNMLVAIKVALGSWSVVLVFIRYRGLL, encoded by the coding sequence ATGAAATGGATTTATATAATCGCAGGGATTGCTTTTTTTATAAAAATGCTATTCCTGCCCAACCCCGCGCCTAGTTTGCCTTTCTCGATTGTCGAGGTGATCGCCCAAGATAGTGGTGTGAGTAATGTCGTATCAGGAATCATTTTTCGCAATCGCCTCTATGACACCATTTTTGAAGTAATTGTCTTTACGATCGCAATTATGGGGGCAAACTTTTTACTTGCCAATGAGAAACCCTTTACAAGGATTTACCAATTTACCGATCAAACTTCGATTGTCCTTGCTCAATTGGGAGCTACTATTGCGGCATTGGTAGCGATCGAGTTAGCAATTCGTGGGCATCTCAGTCCAGGAGGAGGCTTTGCCGCAGGTGTGGCAGGTGGAACGGCGATCGGCTTGATTGCGATTACTTCTTCTCCAGAGAGACTTCAGAACCTGTATAAGCGATGGTACGCCGCAACTTGGGAAAAGATATCGGTTCTAATTTTTATTGTTTTATCAGTAATCACACTTTCTGGCATAGAACTACCCCATGGTCAAATGGGAGAGCTAATTAGTGGTGGCATCATCCCAATTCTGAATATGCTTGTTGCGATTAAGGTGGCGCTAGGCTCATGGTCAGTTGTTTTAGTCTTCATTCGCTATCGTGGCTTGCTATAG
- a CDS encoding DUF4040 domain-containing protein, whose protein sequence is MISNYDGYVYAIAVLLPISASMLVFQTNPYKALVIRGILGAISALVYTILGAADVALTEALVGAFLATMLQAVAVRSSLVLRLGVVEEMAIAHDLEEELDKIDLPFEQLEQKELQQPEQFDEHSVIDNGIDQDYASISNFEKLIDILKNTFSKYYMRVELVPYENEAELEQALIDKLVHATLHDAETQEVNQARFYQIKIRLRRLYEIMQANPDLANVQLIRI, encoded by the coding sequence ATGATTAGTAATTACGATGGTTATGTCTATGCGATCGCAGTGCTGCTACCAATATCAGCATCAATGTTGGTGTTCCAAACTAATCCCTACAAAGCTCTAGTTATTCGTGGCATTTTAGGAGCAATATCAGCGCTAGTCTATACTATTTTAGGCGCGGCGGATGTAGCGCTGACCGAGGCTCTAGTCGGAGCTTTTTTAGCGACAATGCTCCAAGCGGTTGCGGTACGATCCTCTTTAGTATTGCGTTTGGGTGTGGTTGAGGAGATGGCGATCGCTCACGATTTAGAAGAAGAATTAGATAAGATCGATCTTCCCTTTGAGCAATTAGAGCAAAAAGAATTACAACAACCTGAGCAGTTTGACGAACATTCGGTTATAGATAATGGAATAGATCAAGATTATGCCTCTATATCTAATTTTGAGAAACTGATCGATATCCTCAAAAATACTTTCAGTAAATACTATATGAGAGTTGAATTAGTTCCCTATGAGAACGAAGCAGAATTAGAACAAGCATTAATTGATAAGCTTGTTCATGCCACTTTGCATGATGCTGAGACTCAAGAAGTTAATCAAGCCAGATTCTATCAAATCAAAATCCGTTTGCGTCGGCTTTATGAGATTATGCAAGCGAATCCAGATTTGGCTAATGTCCAATTAATTCGCATCTAG
- a CDS encoding monovalent cation/H(+) antiporter subunit G yields MSITMTTLVHILSYICILSGLVFWFWGTSALLTKRSVLFKLHSLSVSDTLGSIAIIFGLVLLRPKELPLLILAIISLALWNTMLCYVLAYCSSSTTKKK; encoded by the coding sequence ATGTCCATAACCATGACAACGTTAGTCCATATCCTCAGCTATATCTGTATTCTAAGTGGATTAGTATTCTGGTTTTGGGGAACCTCAGCTTTACTAACAAAGCGATCGGTACTTTTTAAACTTCATAGCCTTTCGGTATCGGACACCCTTGGCTCGATCGCGATTATATTCGGCTTAGTTTTACTTCGCCCCAAGGAGTTGCCATTACTGATTCTGGCAATTATTTCCTTAGCTCTATGGAATACGATGCTGTGCTATGTGCTGGCGTACTGTTCTAGCAGTACGACTAAGAAGAAATAG
- a CDS encoding Na+/H+ antiporter subunit E, with amino-acid sequence MIGQFILRIVIWFLLTANLSITNIIIGVSISLLMPYYRSEAIQFKDVIYGIKKIIVAVPQAYIEAIEMICQPHKHEEVIMEKAKNRRSAALVFLDIFLITFTPKTVVLRHQEDDWYVVHHVVRRIQRRRNS; translated from the coding sequence ATGATTGGACAATTTATTTTGCGAATCGTGATCTGGTTTTTGTTAACCGCTAATTTAAGTATTACCAATATCATCATTGGTGTAAGCATCTCTCTGCTCATGCCCTATTACCGATCGGAAGCGATTCAGTTTAAGGATGTTATTTATGGCATCAAAAAGATAATTGTGGCAGTTCCTCAAGCCTATATCGAAGCAATCGAGATGATCTGTCAACCCCATAAACATGAAGAAGTGATTATGGAAAAAGCTAAAAATCGTCGATCAGCAGCCCTAGTTTTCTTGGATATTTTCTTGATTACTTTCACACCTAAAACTGTTGTGTTGAGACATCAAGAAGATGACTGGTATGTGGTGCATCATGTTGTGCGGCGCATCCAGAGGAGGCGTAATTCATGA
- a CDS encoding cation:proton antiporter, producing the protein MTFLTLLWIVLPFLVGFIIYIFPKCDRILALVGTFASALYVIPLFVQQTPINLQLLDNFGVTLVLDPLAGFFILTNALVTAAVIIYCWNSDRTAFFYAQVILLHGSINAAFACSDFISLYVALEVISIASFLLIAYPRSDRSIWIGLRYLFVSNVAMLFYLIGAVLVYKANHSFTFSGLRGSPPEAIALIFLGLLAKGGIFVSGLWLPLTHAESESPVSALMSGVVVKAGILPLVRCALLIEELDPIVRIFGVLTALLGVFFAVFEKDAKRMLAFHTISQLGFILAAPEVGGFYALTHGLVKSSLFLIVGNLPSRNLKELQHQPIPTQLWIPLVIASFSISGFPLLSGFGAKVLTMENLQPWQVIGMNIAALGTAISFAKFIFLPHNHQAQSGIKAPLRGEFWVAIAILLGGLFVANAVYYEAYTLENAVKPLATIAIGWIAYWLIFKHAVVKFSTLFEDFENLIGVMSLTLILLFWMVLA; encoded by the coding sequence ATGACTTTTCTAACTTTGCTCTGGATTGTCTTGCCGTTTTTGGTGGGATTCATTATCTATATATTTCCAAAGTGCGATCGCATTTTGGCTTTAGTCGGTACATTTGCGTCGGCACTATACGTGATTCCTCTGTTTGTCCAGCAAACACCGATCAACTTACAATTGCTCGATAACTTTGGTGTGACCTTGGTTCTTGATCCCTTGGCAGGATTTTTTATCTTGACCAATGCTTTGGTCACGGCAGCCGTGATTATTTACTGCTGGAATAGCGATCGCACCGCCTTTTTTTATGCTCAAGTCATATTGCTGCATGGCAGTATCAATGCGGCTTTTGCCTGCTCTGACTTCATCAGTTTATATGTGGCTCTAGAAGTAATTAGCATTGCCAGCTTTTTATTGATTGCCTATCCCCGTAGCGATCGCTCCATTTGGATTGGTTTGCGCTATTTATTTGTCAGCAATGTCGCCATGTTATTTTATTTAATTGGCGCAGTGTTGGTATATAAAGCCAACCATTCCTTTACTTTTAGCGGACTGCGAGGCTCACCTCCCGAAGCGATTGCCTTGATCTTTTTAGGGCTGTTAGCCAAGGGCGGCATCTTTGTATCAGGACTATGGCTGCCATTAACCCATGCCGAATCCGAGTCACCAGTCTCGGCACTGATGTCGGGAGTAGTCGTAAAGGCGGGAATTTTGCCATTAGTGCGTTGTGCATTATTGATCGAAGAACTTGACCCAATCGTACGCATATTTGGGGTTTTAACAGCCCTACTTGGCGTTTTTTTTGCTGTGTTTGAGAAAGATGCCAAGCGGATGTTAGCCTTTCATACCATTTCGCAGTTAGGTTTTATCCTTGCTGCACCAGAGGTTGGCGGCTTCTATGCGCTCACCCATGGCTTAGTCAAATCGTCTCTATTTCTAATTGTGGGCAATTTGCCTAGCCGTAACCTCAAAGAATTGCAGCATCAGCCTATTCCTACCCAACTCTGGATACCTTTGGTGATTGCTAGCTTTTCCATTTCTGGGTTTCCCTTACTATCTGGATTTGGGGCAAAAGTATTAACTATGGAAAATCTTCAGCCTTGGCAGGTGATCGGCATGAACATTGCAGCTTTAGGTACTGCGATCTCCTTTGCTAAGTTTATTTTCTTGCCCCATAACCATCAAGCTCAATCAGGGATTAAAGCACCCTTGCGGGGTGAGTTTTGGGTAGCGATCGCCATTTTATTGGGTGGCTTGTTTGTGGCAAATGCCGTTTACTATGAAGCCTATACTCTGGAAAATGCCGTCAAACCTCTGGCAACGATCGCGATCGGTTGGATAGCATATTGGCTAATTTTTAAACACGCTGTGGTCAAATTTTCCACGTTGTTCGAGGATTTTGAGAATCTGATTGGTGTTATGAGCCTGACGTTAATTCTACTGTTCTGGATGGTGCTGGCATGA
- a CDS encoding cation:proton antiporter subunit C translates to MLEAFVLATILCGFLGIILKKNLVMKIISMDVMSTGVIAYFVVIASRQGVFTPILGDIPRTNYADPVPQAVILTAIVIGFSIQALMLVGVIKLARNNPTLEIHEIEKSDLL, encoded by the coding sequence GTGTTAGAAGCCTTTGTTCTTGCAACTATACTCTGTGGCTTTTTAGGAATTATTCTTAAAAAGAACCTTGTTATGAAAATCATTTCTATGGATGTGATGAGTACGGGCGTAATCGCCTATTTTGTAGTAATTGCATCCCGACAAGGAGTATTTACACCCATCCTTGGTGATATCCCAAGGACTAACTATGCTGATCCAGTACCTCAGGCTGTAATTTTGACAGCGATCGTGATTGGCTTCTCAATTCAAGCCTTGATGTTGGTTGGGGTGATCAAACTCGCACGCAATAATCCCACATTGGAAATTCATGAGATTGAGAAGAGTGATTTGTTATGA
- the mltG gene encoding endolytic transglycosylase MltG codes for MSSAQKMPKKSSNWLFYGVAFPLTILFTGLVSSSWWIWASAAPSTFGAKVRLTIPDGMPTQMIAQELEAAGVIRSSLALRLWLQWQSLRGSEAVSLRSGTYDFSTNQSLPEVVAQIQTAKLTEVRFTIPEGWSIAQMADLFEKQGFFAAKDFVAAAQRTSPKRRPWLPEDIPSLEGFLFPDTYQILPSEATPDRIIDLMLDRFEQVALPVYKDNQSGKPKVKVSLKDWVTLASIVEKEAVIDSERRIISGVFWNRLKKNMRLESDPTVEYGLNIKQTPENPLTLDQVRTSSPYNTYLNEGLPPGAIASVGLASLKATLDPASTDYLFFVAKYDGSHVFSRNLEDHEKALQAIDKKIQQKTPKQ; via the coding sequence ATGTCCTCAGCACAGAAGATGCCGAAGAAGAGTTCTAATTGGCTGTTTTATGGTGTTGCTTTCCCACTAACGATTTTATTTACTGGCCTAGTCAGTAGCTCTTGGTGGATTTGGGCAAGTGCTGCTCCTAGCACCTTTGGAGCAAAAGTCAGACTTACTATACCTGACGGGATGCCAACTCAAATGATCGCCCAAGAGCTAGAAGCCGCAGGCGTAATTCGCTCTAGCTTAGCGTTGCGCCTGTGGCTACAATGGCAATCTTTGCGAGGTAGTGAAGCAGTCTCCTTGCGATCGGGAACCTATGATTTCTCCACTAACCAATCTTTGCCAGAAGTCGTTGCCCAGATCCAAACAGCGAAATTGACAGAAGTTCGCTTCACAATTCCTGAGGGTTGGTCGATCGCTCAGATGGCAGATCTATTTGAGAAGCAAGGTTTTTTTGCAGCAAAGGACTTTGTGGCAGCAGCTCAACGCACTAGCCCCAAGCGTCGTCCTTGGCTACCTGAGGATATCCCCAGTTTAGAAGGATTTCTATTTCCTGATACCTATCAAATTCTGCCATCGGAAGCAACTCCAGATCGAATTATTGATCTGATGCTTGATCGCTTTGAGCAAGTAGCTTTACCTGTTTACAAAGACAATCAATCTGGTAAACCAAAGGTTAAAGTTAGTCTCAAAGATTGGGTAACGCTGGCGAGTATTGTCGAAAAAGAAGCAGTAATTGATTCAGAGCGTCGCATTATATCGGGGGTTTTCTGGAATCGCCTGAAAAAGAATATGCGCCTAGAGTCAGATCCCACCGTGGAGTATGGCTTAAATATTAAGCAGACTCCCGAAAATCCACTGACACTAGATCAGGTGCGGACATCTTCGCCCTATAACACTTATCTCAATGAAGGTTTACCTCCGGGGGCGATCGCTTCAGTGGGATTAGCTAGCCTTAAGGCAACGCTTGATCCTGCCAGTACTGACTATCTGTTCTTTGTGGCTAAATATGATGGCAGTCATGTCTTTAGCCGTAATTTAGAAGATCACGAAAAAGCATTACAGGCGATCGATAAAAAGATCCAACAAAAAACACCAAAACAATAA
- a CDS encoding DUF3727 domain-containing protein, which translates to MEGSTIVLTDETGKSLPCTVETKFKVDSTEYLLLQPVDFSVQIFAWQETDDEEETELVDVTEEEIDLIFSTAQAVLSEQNLTLRRSAYTLTVSGELPEPTEEDIIEIDTEEDGNCGEFQELAHFYYEEQAFSVFTALDPLMFIAKVGDDGQPEVLTPAEMAALEPYVEQYLDHVLSTEDAEEEF; encoded by the coding sequence ATGGAAGGATCGACGATTGTACTCACGGATGAAACAGGTAAGAGCTTGCCTTGCACTGTCGAAACCAAGTTTAAAGTGGACAGCACCGAATACTTGTTGCTGCAACCAGTTGACTTTTCTGTGCAAATCTTTGCATGGCAAGAAACAGATGACGAAGAAGAAACTGAATTAGTCGATGTCACCGAAGAAGAAATCGATTTAATTTTCTCAACTGCTCAAGCTGTTTTATCGGAACAAAACCTTACGTTACGGCGCTCTGCTTACACATTAACAGTTTCAGGTGAATTACCTGAGCCAACTGAAGAAGATATCATCGAAATTGATACTGAAGAAGATGGTAATTGTGGCGAGTTCCAAGAGCTAGCCCACTTCTACTATGAAGAGCAGGCTTTTTCTGTATTTACTGCCCTTGACCCTCTAATGTTTATTGCCAAGGTGGGAGATGATGGTCAACCTGAAGTTCTTACCCCTGCGGAAATGGCAGCCCTTGAGCCTTATGTGGAGCAATATCTAGACCATGTCCTCAGCACAGAAGATGCCGAAGAAGAGTTCTAA
- the ruvX gene encoding Holliday junction resolvase RuvX, translating into MQYAALGLDVGRKRIGIAGCDRLGITVHGITTIIRKSWQDDMAELRSLILERNIDTLVIGLPYNMDGSLGYQAKQVQKFANGAAKHLGITVEFVDERLTSYEAEEIMRSQGISTRENKAMIDRKAAAIILQQWLAIKQQSIK; encoded by the coding sequence ATGCAGTATGCAGCACTAGGACTAGATGTAGGTCGCAAACGTATCGGCATAGCTGGATGCGATCGCCTTGGCATCACTGTCCATGGCATTACCACAATTATCCGTAAGTCATGGCAAGACGACATGGCAGAACTGCGATCACTGATTCTTGAGCGCAATATTGACACCCTCGTAATTGGCTTACCTTATAACATGGATGGATCGTTAGGCTATCAAGCCAAGCAAGTCCAAAAATTTGCCAATGGCGCAGCGAAACATTTAGGTATAACCGTAGAATTTGTCGATGAACGCCTTACTTCCTATGAGGCTGAAGAAATAATGCGATCGCAAGGTATTTCCACTAGAGAAAACAAAGCGATGATTGATCGTAAAGCCGCCGCCATTATCTTGCAACAATGGTTAGCCATCAAACAGCAATCAATTAAGTAG
- a CDS encoding bifunctional 4-hydroxy-2-oxoglutarate aldolase/2-dehydro-3-deoxy-phosphogluconate aldolase, with protein MNPWLSLLQQHRIIAVIRADNVSIAREMALAAAAGGIKLIEIAWNTDRAESLIPKLQQELPDCKIGTGTVLDLENAERAIACGCSFLFTPHTNPELIAKGLENNIPVIAGALTPTEIITAWQAGAAAVKVFPIKVIGGVEYIQCLQPVIRDIPLIPTGGVSLQNADKFLAAGAIAVGISSHLFSPEVIAEDDWTTIISRSQALIQKVQPFQAG; from the coding sequence GTGAATCCTTGGCTCAGTTTGTTGCAGCAGCATCGCATTATTGCCGTTATTCGGGCAGATAATGTCAGTATTGCTAGAGAAATGGCACTTGCAGCAGCGGCAGGGGGAATTAAGCTGATTGAAATTGCATGGAATACCGATCGCGCTGAATCATTGATTCCTAAGCTGCAACAGGAACTACCAGATTGCAAAATTGGTACAGGCACGGTTTTAGATCTTGAGAATGCTGAACGCGCGATCGCCTGTGGATGTAGCTTTCTATTTACGCCCCATACCAATCCTGAACTCATTGCTAAGGGTTTAGAAAATAATATTCCTGTAATTGCAGGGGCTTTAACCCCGACAGAAATTATTACGGCTTGGCAAGCAGGCGCTGCTGCTGTCAAGGTTTTTCCAATCAAAGTTATTGGTGGTGTGGAATATATCCAATGCTTACAACCAGTAATACGTGATATCCCTCTCATTCCTACAGGTGGAGTTAGTCTCCAAAATGCCGATAAATTTCTAGCGGCAGGGGCGATCGCAGTAGGTATCTCTAGCCATTTATTTTCACCAGAGGTGATCGCTGAGGATGACTGGACAACAATTATTTCGCGATCGCAAGCTTTAATTCAAAAAGTTCAACCATTTCAGGCGGGATAA